From one Formosa sediminum genomic stretch:
- a CDS encoding M23 family metallopeptidase, translating into MSKVKYYYDSETLSYRKIERKKRKTFKYILGFLTAAALFGFLIVSITSQFVESPKEKALKRELTNMQLHYDMLNKKMDEASEVLASIEDRDNNIYRIYFEANPIPEEQRKAGFGGINRYKSLEGYDNSKLIIESSKKLDVLQKQIVIQSKSLDEIAKLAEDKEKLLAAIPAIQPVNNVDLTRIASGYGYRTDPFTKARKFHYGMDFTAPRGTPVYATGDGIVTRADNHSTGYGNHIRIDHGYGYISLYAHLYKYNVKKNQKVERGDLIGFVGSTGRSEGPHLHYEIFKDGERINPTNFYYGSLTPEEYNNLLEKASLENQSLD; encoded by the coding sequence ATGAGTAAGGTAAAATATTATTATGATTCTGAGACGCTTTCCTATCGTAAAATAGAGCGAAAGAAACGTAAAACGTTTAAATACATCTTAGGCTTCTTAACAGCCGCCGCATTGTTTGGTTTTTTAATCGTTTCAATTACTAGTCAATTTGTTGAATCTCCTAAAGAAAAGGCTTTGAAGCGTGAACTTACAAACATGCAGTTGCACTATGACATGCTTAATAAAAAAATGGATGAAGCCTCTGAAGTTTTAGCAAGTATTGAAGATAGAGACAATAATATTTATAGAATATATTTTGAGGCAAACCCTATACCAGAAGAACAGCGAAAAGCAGGTTTTGGAGGTATAAACCGTTATAAAAGTTTAGAAGGGTATGATAATTCTAAACTTATTATTGAAAGTAGTAAAAAACTTGATGTACTTCAAAAACAAATTGTTATCCAATCTAAATCTTTAGACGAAATAGCAAAACTTGCAGAAGATAAAGAAAAGCTATTAGCAGCAATACCTGCAATACAACCTGTAAATAATGTAGATTTAACTCGAATAGCTTCCGGGTACGGCTACAGAACTGATCCATTTACTAAAGCCCGAAAATTTCACTATGGTATGGATTTTACAGCTCCAAGAGGAACGCCTGTTTATGCCACAGGAGATGGTATTGTTACACGAGCAGACAACCACTCTACTGGATATGGAAACCATATTAGAATTGATCATGGTTACGGGTACATAAGTTTATACGCACACCTTTATAAATATAATGTAAAGAAAAACCAAAAAGTGGAACGAGGTGATTTAATTGGCTTTGTTGGTAGCACAGGACGTTCTGAAGGGCCACATTTACACTATGAAATTTTTAAAGATGGTGAACGTATTAACCCAACCAATTTCTATTATGGCAGTTTAACACCTGAAGAATACAATAACCTTTTAGAAAAAGCTTCTTTAGAAAATCAATCACTAGATTAA
- a CDS encoding enoyl-CoA hydratase/isomerase family protein — MEKPFVEQFVFEGVSTITFYSPSHNALPSDLLLKLELEINLAAKNDAVRVVILQSQGDRTFCAGASFNELIAIETAEAGQLFFSGFAKVINAMRTCPKFIVCNVQGKTVGGGVGIAAAADYCLATKYAAIKLSELSIGIGPFVIEPAVSRKIGVNSMSEMAINAEQFYSAEWAKQKGLYVELYPSKVEMQTATADLVNKLKTYNPEAMAAMKSIMWTNTAHWDELLVERARISGTLVLSTFTKTVLQKYKTA, encoded by the coding sequence ATGGAAAAACCTTTTGTAGAACAATTTGTATTTGAGGGTGTTAGCACCATTACATTTTATAGTCCATCTCATAATGCATTACCTAGTGATTTACTTTTAAAACTAGAATTAGAAATTAATTTGGCGGCTAAAAATGATGCTGTTCGGGTAGTCATTTTGCAAAGTCAAGGCGATAGAACCTTTTGTGCTGGAGCAAGTTTTAATGAACTTATAGCTATTGAAACGGCAGAAGCGGGGCAGTTATTTTTTTCAGGTTTTGCAAAAGTAATTAATGCCATGAGAACCTGCCCTAAATTTATAGTTTGTAATGTGCAGGGAAAAACTGTTGGTGGAGGCGTTGGTATCGCTGCAGCAGCAGATTATTGTTTGGCCACAAAATATGCTGCAATTAAATTAAGTGAGTTAAGTATTGGTATAGGCCCTTTTGTAATAGAACCTGCAGTAAGTCGTAAAATAGGAGTGAACTCTATGTCTGAAATGGCAATTAATGCAGAACAATTTTATAGTGCCGAATGGGCAAAACAAAAAGGATTATATGTAGAGCTATATCCGTCTAAAGTAGAAATGCAAACAGCTACAGCCGATTTAGTTAATAAGCTTAAAACTTATAACCCGGAGGCTATGGCAGCAATGAAGAGCATTATGTGGACAAACACCGCACATTGGGACGAGTTATTGGTAGAGCGTGCTAGAATAAGCGGTACTTTAGTACTTAGTACGTTTACAAAAACAGTATTACAAAAATATAAAACAGCTTAG
- a CDS encoding TPM domain-containing protein, producing MDSKVERFLSPKEENEIVEAIRQAESQTSGEIRIHIEKTASIDVYQRAMEVFHMLKMDNTKLQNGVLIYVAVEDRTFVIYGDKGINDVVGHTFWDTTKDVIQSYFKQGKFKEGLVAGVLRAGKELQANFPWDASDINELPNEISNG from the coding sequence ATGGACTCTAAAGTAGAAAGATTTCTTAGCCCAAAAGAAGAAAACGAGATCGTTGAAGCCATTAGACAGGCCGAAAGTCAGACTTCGGGAGAAATCCGTATCCATATAGAAAAAACAGCTTCCATTGACGTATACCAACGTGCAATGGAAGTTTTTCATATGTTGAAAATGGATAATACCAAACTACAAAACGGAGTCCTTATTTATGTGGCTGTAGAAGATAGAACCTTTGTAATCTATGGTGATAAAGGTATTAATGACGTTGTAGGCCATACCTTCTGGGATACAACTAAAGATGTAATCCAATCTTACTTTAAACAAGGTAAATTTAAAGAAGGTCTTGTAGCAGGTGTATTAAGAGCCGGGAAAGAACTTCAAGCCAATTTTCCTTGGGACGCTTCAGATATTAACGAATTACCTAACGAAATTTCAAACGGATAG
- the alaS gene encoding alanine--tRNA ligase yields the protein MKSQDIRSKYLEFFKSKGHTIVPSAPMVLKNDPTLMFVNSGMAPFKEYFLGQAKPINNRLADSQKCLRVSGKHNDLEEVGYDTYHHTLFEMLGNWSFGDYFKKEAIAWCWELLTEVYGIDKDILYVTIFEGDEADGTPMDQEAYDFWKAIVPEDRILKGNKKDNFWEMGDQGPCGPCSEIHVDIRSAKEKAKVDGKSLVNADHPQVVEIWNLVFMQYNRRANGTLETLPNKHIDTGMGFERLCMVMQGVQSNYDTDVFTPIIREIETISKTNYGKDEQVDVAIRVISDHVRAVAFSIADGQLPSNTGAGYVIRRILRRAVRYSFTFLDQKEPFIYRLVNVLTSKMGEAFPELKIQKQLIQNVIKEEEVSFLRTLDQGLILLNGIIENASGAVISGEKAFELYDTYGFPIDLTSLILREKGLELDEAGFHAAMEKQKSRSRSASEMSTDDWTILIDDAIQEFVGYDLLEAQVRITRYRKVVSKKDGTMYQLVFNLTPFYPEGGGQVGDKGYIESPNGDITYILDTKKENNVVYHLVKELPEDISKVLKVAVDNKQRNRTSCNHTATHLLHQALREILGDHVEQKGSAVHSKHLRFDFSHFSKVTNEQLQDIEDFVNARIEGKLPLQEQRNIPMEKAIAEGAMALFGEKYGDTVRSIRFGKSIELCGGTHVQNTADLWHFKITSESAVASGIRRIEAITGDAVKDFYTDNSAIYFEMKELLNNAQEPIKALVQLQEENSSLKKQVEALLKEKAQNVKGQLKQELETINGIQFLAKQLDLDAAGIKDLSFELGGTLEHAFLVFATAQNGKALLSCYISKSLVESHKLNAGQVVRELGKYIQGGGGGQPFFATAGGKKPEGIAEALEAAKSYVVNA from the coding sequence ATGAAATCTCAAGACATTCGCTCTAAATATTTAGAATTTTTTAAAAGTAAAGGTCATACTATTGTGCCTTCAGCACCAATGGTTTTAAAAAACGACCCTACGTTAATGTTTGTTAATTCAGGGATGGCACCTTTTAAAGAGTATTTTTTAGGGCAGGCTAAACCCATAAATAATCGCTTAGCAGATTCTCAAAAATGTTTACGTGTGTCTGGTAAGCATAATGATTTAGAAGAAGTAGGATACGATACGTATCACCATACATTGTTTGAAATGTTAGGGAATTGGAGTTTTGGAGATTACTTTAAAAAAGAAGCAATTGCTTGGTGTTGGGAACTATTAACAGAAGTGTATGGAATTGATAAAGATATTTTATATGTAACCATTTTTGAAGGTGATGAAGCAGATGGTACACCAATGGATCAAGAAGCTTACGATTTTTGGAAAGCAATTGTTCCTGAAGATCGTATTTTAAAAGGTAATAAAAAAGATAACTTTTGGGAAATGGGTGATCAAGGACCATGCGGACCTTGTAGTGAAATTCATGTAGACATACGCTCGGCAAAAGAAAAGGCAAAAGTAGATGGTAAATCTTTAGTTAATGCAGACCATCCTCAAGTGGTTGAGATTTGGAATTTGGTATTTATGCAATATAACCGAAGAGCAAACGGAACTTTAGAAACGCTACCAAATAAACATATAGATACAGGAATGGGGTTTGAACGCTTATGTATGGTTATGCAAGGTGTTCAATCTAATTATGATACAGATGTGTTTACTCCAATTATTCGAGAAATTGAAACTATTTCTAAAACTAATTACGGGAAAGACGAACAGGTAGATGTCGCGATTCGTGTCATTTCAGATCATGTTCGTGCTGTTGCTTTTTCAATAGCAGATGGGCAGTTGCCAAGTAATACTGGAGCCGGTTATGTTATTCGTCGTATTTTACGTCGTGCAGTACGTTATAGTTTTACATTTTTAGACCAAAAAGAACCGTTTATTTATAGACTAGTAAATGTACTTACTAGTAAAATGGGAGAAGCTTTTCCTGAGTTAAAAATTCAAAAACAACTTATACAGAATGTAATTAAAGAAGAAGAAGTTTCTTTTTTACGTACGTTAGATCAAGGTTTAATTTTATTAAACGGAATTATAGAAAATGCATCTGGTGCAGTAATATCTGGTGAAAAAGCATTTGAATTATATGATACTTATGGATTTCCGATTGATTTGACCTCTTTAATACTTCGTGAAAAAGGCTTAGAGTTAGATGAAGCAGGCTTTCATGCCGCAATGGAAAAACAAAAATCAAGATCGCGTTCTGCAAGTGAAATGTCTACCGATGATTGGACCATTTTAATTGATGATGCAATACAGGAGTTTGTTGGTTATGATCTTTTAGAAGCTCAAGTTAGAATTACGAGATATAGAAAAGTAGTATCTAAAAAAGATGGTACAATGTATCAATTAGTATTTAATCTTACGCCGTTTTATCCAGAAGGAGGTGGTCAAGTAGGTGATAAAGGTTATATAGAATCTCCAAATGGAGATATCACGTATATTTTAGATACTAAAAAAGAAAATAATGTAGTTTATCATTTAGTAAAAGAGCTTCCAGAAGATATTTCAAAAGTGTTAAAAGTAGCTGTAGATAATAAACAGCGTAATAGAACATCGTGTAATCATACCGCGACACATTTATTACACCAAGCTTTACGCGAAATTTTAGGTGATCATGTAGAGCAAAAAGGTTCTGCTGTGCATTCAAAACATTTACGTTTTGATTTTTCACATTTTTCTAAAGTGACTAACGAACAATTACAAGATATAGAAGATTTTGTTAATGCACGTATTGAAGGAAAATTACCTTTACAAGAACAACGTAATATTCCAATGGAGAAAGCAATAGCAGAAGGTGCTATGGCTTTATTTGGAGAGAAATATGGCGATACGGTAAGGTCTATCCGTTTTGGAAAGTCTATAGAACTTTGTGGCGGAACTCACGTACAAAATACAGCCGATCTTTGGCATTTTAAAATTACATCTGAAAGTGCAGTAGCATCTGGAATTCGTAGAATTGAAGCGATTACAGGCGATGCTGTAAAAGATTTTTATACAGATAATAGTGCCATTTATTTTGAGATGAAAGAATTGCTTAATAATGCTCAAGAACCTATAAAAGCACTTGTACAATTACAAGAAGAAAATTCAAGCCTTAAAAAACAAGTCGAGGCCCTTTTAAAAGAAAAAGCTCAAAATGTAAAAGGTCAGCTTAAGCAAGAGCTAGAAACTATAAATGGTATTCAGTTTTTAGCAAAGCAATTAGATCTAGATGCTGCTGGTATTAAAGATTTATCTTTTGAATTGGGGGGCACTTTAGAACATGCATTTTTAGTGTTTGCAACAGCACAAAATGGAAAGGCATTGTTATCGTGTTACATTTCTAAAAGTTTAGTAGAAAGTCATAAACTAAACGCCGGACAAGTGGTTCGCGAATTAGGAAAATATATACAAGGTGGTGGTGGAGGCCAACCGTTCTTTGCTACTGCTGGAGGAAAAAAACCAGAAGGTATTGCTGAAGCGTTAGAGGCTGCTAAAAGTTATGTTGTAAACGCATAA
- a CDS encoding GSCFA domain-containing protein, with protein sequence MKFFTEIPIQQQTENQIDYQSKVLLLGSCFVENIGQKLDYYKFNIRQNPFGVLFQPKAIEQLIQHALQNKQYVNEDVFKHQELWHCYDAHSKLSGIDQESVLQGLNLALQDTQDYLKTASHIIITLGTAWVYKHLESCVTVANCHKVPQKAFKKELLSPEEVAKSLQSIIGLINSVNPNATVICTVSPIRHIKDGYIENSRSKSHLLTAIHQVLDTSNRERLQYFPSYEIMMDELRDYRFYASDLVHPNAIAIDYIWEKFSNAWVSSSATKIMQEVQTIQTGLSHKPFNATSEAHQKFIKDLHTKIKKLQERIASIDFKV encoded by the coding sequence ATGAAATTTTTTACCGAGATCCCAATACAGCAACAAACTGAAAATCAAATCGATTATCAGTCTAAGGTGTTGTTATTGGGATCTTGTTTTGTAGAAAATATAGGACAGAAGTTAGATTATTATAAATTCAATATACGTCAAAATCCGTTTGGAGTATTGTTTCAGCCAAAAGCAATTGAGCAACTTATACAACATGCACTGCAAAATAAACAGTACGTTAATGAAGATGTGTTTAAACATCAGGAGTTATGGCATTGCTACGATGCACATTCTAAACTAAGTGGTATCGATCAAGAGTCTGTATTACAAGGCCTAAATTTAGCGTTACAAGACACACAAGATTATTTAAAAACAGCTTCGCATATTATTATTACGCTAGGAACAGCTTGGGTTTACAAACATCTTGAGTCTTGTGTTACTGTTGCAAATTGTCATAAAGTACCTCAAAAAGCATTTAAAAAGGAATTGTTAAGCCCTGAGGAAGTAGCTAAGTCTTTACAAAGTATTATAGGGTTAATTAATTCTGTAAATCCAAACGCGACCGTTATATGTACTGTATCTCCAATAAGACATATAAAAGATGGTTATATAGAAAACTCCCGAAGTAAATCGCATTTACTTACAGCAATTCATCAGGTTTTAGACACTTCAAACAGGGAAAGATTGCAATATTTCCCTTCTTATGAAATCATGATGGATGAGTTGAGAGATTATCGTTTTTATGCATCAGATTTAGTGCATCCTAATGCAATAGCTATAGATTACATTTGGGAGAAATTTAGTAATGCTTGGGTATCATCTTCAGCTACCAAAATAATGCAGGAAGTACAAACCATTCAAACAGGGTTGAGCCATAAACCTTTTAATGCCACATCAGAAGCACATCAAAAATTTATTAAAGATTTACATACAAAAATTAAGAAACTTCAAGAAAGGATAGCAAGTATTGATTTTAAGGTGTAG
- a CDS encoding LemA family protein, whose translation MKKWLIPVIIIAVIVIGFYKWGQGFNNTAVRLNENVSEAWGNVQTSYQRRNDLIGNLVKTVQGAADFERSTLTDVIEARAKATSTTINPENITPEQLQQFNEAQGGLSSALSRLLVSVERYPDLKSNQNFLKLQDELTSTENTIQTARVRYNENIKPYNNHVKTFPNSILAGLFNFEAKPYFDAEAGAEKPVDVDFDFK comes from the coding sequence ATGAAAAAATGGTTAATTCCAGTAATTATCATAGCCGTTATAGTAATAGGCTTTTACAAATGGGGGCAAGGCTTCAACAATACTGCGGTACGTTTAAATGAAAACGTCTCAGAAGCATGGGGAAATGTACAAACTTCTTATCAGCGTAGAAACGACCTTATTGGAAATCTTGTAAAAACAGTTCAAGGTGCTGCAGATTTTGAACGATCTACTTTAACAGATGTTATTGAAGCTCGCGCAAAAGCAACCTCTACCACAATTAATCCTGAGAATATTACACCAGAACAACTTCAACAATTTAATGAAGCTCAAGGCGGATTAAGTAGTGCCTTATCTCGATTATTAGTGTCTGTAGAACGTTATCCTGATTTAAAATCTAATCAAAATTTCTTAAAACTTCAAGACGAGTTAACAAGCACAGAAAACACCATTCAAACGGCACGTGTACGTTATAACGAGAATATTAAGCCATATAACAACCATGTAAAAACGTTTCCAAATTCAATATTAGCAGGATTATTTAATTTTGAAGCTAAACCTTATTTTGATGCTGAAGCTGGTGCAGAAAAACCTGTAGATGTTGATTTTGATTTCAAATAA
- a CDS encoding DUF4230 domain-containing protein, which produces MRNIIYGVLVAIVLFFTFKYFNTKKADEAELLENSMLIQEQIKNVGKLVVTEGHFSEVFSYKDSRDVFPYLVTAEKKALVVVNADVTIAYDLSKITYDIDEVNKVLNITYIPNEEIKISPEFEYYDIQADFLNQFEAKDYNKIKNKVKASLMKKVEQSEFKKNSKNRLISELAKFYILTNSLGWTLQYNNTPISGEDTLSNLKL; this is translated from the coding sequence ATGCGAAATATAATTTATGGCGTTCTTGTTGCTATAGTCTTATTCTTTACGTTTAAATATTTTAATACAAAGAAAGCAGATGAAGCAGAACTTTTAGAAAACTCTATGCTAATACAAGAGCAAATTAAAAATGTAGGGAAGCTGGTTGTAACTGAAGGACATTTTAGTGAGGTTTTTTCTTATAAAGATTCTAGAGATGTGTTTCCGTATTTGGTTACTGCAGAGAAGAAAGCATTGGTTGTAGTAAATGCTGATGTAACAATTGCTTACGATTTAAGTAAAATAACTTACGATATAGATGAAGTAAACAAAGTATTAAATATCACTTACATTCCAAATGAAGAGATTAAAATAAGTCCAGAATTTGAGTATTATGATATTCAAGCCGATTTCTTAAATCAGTTTGAAGCCAAAGATTATAACAAGATTAAAAATAAAGTGAAAGCCTCTTTAATGAAAAAAGTAGAGCAGTCTGAGTTTAAGAAAAACTCTAAAAATAGACTGATTAGTGAGTTGGCTAAATTCTATATTTTAACAAATTCTTTAGGCTGGACGCTTCAATACAATAACACGCCAATATCAGGAGAAGACACACTTAGTAATTTAAAATTATAG
- a CDS encoding TPM domain-containing protein, whose product MQNLKNTWLFSCYCIIFCFTQLVTAQYDIPTKPEFQTSVYDYINLLSPTEKSTLENKLVKYSDTTSTQIVVAIIASTKGENIGLLAPKWAQKWGVGQAKEDNGVFILLAKDDRKIWISPGYGVEHKLTAGIVGEITRNIIIPEFKTGNFYSGLDKGADAIFQLLMGEYQGTRQNTTTSDFPIEKVVFIIFIFIIFLIAISKNKRGGNGGGNGNNRRPTSILDAIILSNMGRGSFGGGFGSSGGGSFGGGGGFGGGFGGGGFSGGGAGGSW is encoded by the coding sequence GTGCAAAACTTAAAAAACACTTGGTTATTTTCTTGTTACTGTATTATTTTTTGTTTCACACAATTAGTTACAGCGCAATATGATATTCCTACAAAACCAGAATTTCAAACCAGTGTTTACGATTATATCAATTTATTATCGCCTACAGAAAAAAGTACTTTAGAAAATAAACTTGTAAAATATTCAGACACAACCTCTACTCAAATTGTGGTTGCAATTATTGCCTCAACTAAAGGCGAAAACATTGGACTTCTAGCGCCTAAATGGGCACAAAAATGGGGCGTAGGACAGGCAAAAGAAGATAATGGGGTATTTATACTATTAGCTAAAGATGATCGTAAAATATGGATTTCGCCAGGTTACGGTGTAGAACATAAACTTACAGCAGGTATCGTTGGAGAAATTACAAGAAATATTATTATTCCAGAATTTAAAACTGGTAATTTTTACAGTGGATTAGATAAAGGTGCCGACGCTATTTTTCAGCTCCTTATGGGAGAATATCAAGGCACGAGACAAAATACAACTACTAGCGATTTCCCTATAGAAAAAGTAGTTTTTATCATTTTTATTTTTATTATTTTCCTAATTGCCATATCTAAAAACAAACGCGGTGGTAATGGGGGTGGTAATGGAAACAACCGCAGACCTACAAGCATTTTAGACGCTATTATTTTAAGTAATATGGGCCGCGGAAGCTTTGGCGGAGGTTTTGGATCTTCTGGAGGCGGAAGCTTTGGTGGTGGCGGAGGCTTTGGTGGTGGCTTCGGTGGTGGAGGCTTTAGCGGTGGTGGTGCAGGCGGAAGTTGGTAA
- a CDS encoding rhodanese-like domain-containing protein, translating to MGLLDFLFRKQKRDIEHFKSKGAIILDVRTPKEYKKDHIIGSENVPIDQLQQKKSTLKKAQKPFIVCCASGVRSAKAVKFLLLNGIEATNGGSYKSLKKIL from the coding sequence ATGGGATTATTAGATTTTTTATTCAGAAAACAAAAACGAGATATCGAGCATTTCAAATCTAAAGGGGCTATTATTTTAGATGTACGCACTCCAAAAGAATACAAAAAAGACCATATTATTGGTTCTGAAAATGTACCTATAGACCAATTACAACAAAAAAAATCCACATTAAAAAAAGCACAGAAGCCTTTTATAGTGTGTTGTGCTAGTGGCGTAAGATCTGCCAAAGCCGTTAAATTTTTACTTTTAAACGGTATTGAAGCTACTAATGGAGGTAGTTATAAATCTTTAAAAAAAATACTATAA
- a CDS encoding DUF4136 domain-containing protein, whose translation MKKILKFLPVLVILLLLSSCSSVKVASDYDKSTTFDQYKTFAFYKTGIDKAEINDIDKRRILHAIEAELTAKGYTKSENPDILISIFTKAREQVNVYNNNMGWGPYGYGWGWSPYYYNNFNNTSVTRSTEGTLFIDLIDATKKELVWQGVGSGVLNDNINKKEERIQEFVNKILENYPPELKK comes from the coding sequence ATGAAAAAGATCTTAAAATTTCTACCAGTTTTAGTTATTCTACTACTATTAAGCTCTTGCAGCTCTGTTAAAGTTGCTTCAGATTACGATAAATCGACAACATTTGACCAATACAAGACCTTTGCTTTTTACAAAACCGGAATTGATAAAGCAGAAATTAACGACATAGATAAACGCCGTATTTTACATGCTATTGAGGCCGAACTTACAGCTAAAGGCTATACTAAATCTGAAAATCCAGATATACTAATTAGCATTTTCACTAAGGCTAGAGAACAAGTAAATGTTTACAACAACAATATGGGTTGGGGCCCTTACGGATATGGTTGGGGGTGGAGTCCTTACTACTATAATAACTTCAACAATACATCTGTAACCAGATCTACAGAAGGTACGTTATTTATTGATCTTATAGACGCTACCAAAAAAGAGTTGGTTTGGCAAGGTGTAGGTTCTGGAGTATTAAATGATAATATAAATAAAAAGGAAGAACGCATCCAGGAATTCGTAAATAAAATCCTAGAGAATTATCCTCCTGAATTAAAAAAATAA
- a CDS encoding DUF5522 domain-containing protein yields MKKIIPVEEGDYYLTPEGYRCFTAQYHLKRGYCCKSGCRHCPYGYDKKTDSF; encoded by the coding sequence ATGAAAAAAATAATTCCAGTAGAAGAAGGCGATTATTATTTAACGCCTGAAGGTTACCGTTGCTTTACAGCTCAATATCATCTAAAAAGAGGTTATTGTTGTAAAAGCGGATGTAGACACTGTCCTTATGGATACGATAAAAAAACAGATAGTTTTTAA
- a CDS encoding MerR family transcriptional regulator produces the protein MHIDLPEKRYYGIGEVAKAFGVNASLIRFWEKEFNVLKPKKNAKGNRKFTPEDIKNLKLIFHLVKERGFTLDGAKTHLKEEKKKTLTNFDIINKLEDIKSQLIRIKNQL, from the coding sequence ATGCATATAGATTTACCTGAAAAACGATACTATGGTATTGGCGAAGTTGCTAAAGCATTTGGTGTAAATGCCTCATTAATCCGTTTTTGGGAAAAAGAATTTAATGTACTTAAACCTAAAAAAAATGCCAAAGGGAATAGAAAATTTACACCCGAAGACATAAAAAATCTTAAATTAATATTTCATTTAGTCAAAGAACGAGGCTTTACTTTAGATGGCGCAAAAACACATTTAAAAGAAGAAAAGAAAAAAACTTTAACTAACTTTGATATAATCAATAAATTAGAAGACATAAAAAGTCAACTTATTAGAATTAAAAACCAACTTTAA
- a CDS encoding mechanosensitive ion channel family protein — translation MKNTHSKLIVSIFLLILASFLNPISELLTRVTTLDFSFLAQQKQNFIIAAAAWVSIEVLRKLKIRFLKHYDITKEDNLNSRKIYTQFNILEKVIIFIIILMAVGLILLSFDSIRKFGVGLFASAGVAGIILGLSAQKVVGALLAGIQIAITQPFRIDDAVVVEGEWGWIEEINLTYVVVRIWDKRRLVLPSSYFLETPFQNWTRNNADIMGTIFLYTDYNIPFDDLRKELTRLLEGSNLWDGKVNVLQVTESKETTVESRILVSAKNSPMAWDLRVYIREKMIEYIQKNYPDSLPRTRLVIENNSANA, via the coding sequence ATGAAAAACACACATTCCAAACTTATAGTAAGCATCTTTCTTCTTATACTTGCCTCGTTTTTAAACCCAATATCAGAATTGCTAACTCGTGTAACAACTTTAGATTTTTCTTTTTTAGCACAACAAAAGCAAAATTTTATAATTGCAGCTGCAGCATGGGTAAGCATAGAAGTGTTACGTAAATTAAAGATTCGGTTTTTAAAACATTATGATATAACTAAAGAAGATAACTTAAACTCAAGAAAAATTTATACACAATTTAATATCCTTGAAAAGGTTATAATTTTTATTATTATTTTAATGGCTGTAGGATTAATACTGCTCTCTTTTGATAGCATTAGAAAATTTGGTGTGGGTCTATTTGCTTCTGCGGGAGTTGCAGGTATTATTTTAGGTTTATCTGCGCAAAAAGTGGTTGGTGCCTTACTTGCAGGAATTCAAATAGCCATTACGCAACCTTTTAGAATAGATGATGCCGTTGTGGTTGAAGGTGAATGGGGCTGGATCGAAGAAATTAATTTAACATATGTTGTGGTAAGAATTTGGGATAAAAGACGATTGGTCTTACCTTCATCTTATTTCTTAGAAACACCTTTTCAAAATTGGACTAGAAATAATGCGGATATCATGGGAACTATATTTTTATATACAGACTACAACATTCCTTTTGATGATTTAAGAAAAGAATTAACACGCCTTTTAGAAGGGAGCAATTTATGGGATGGAAAAGTAAATGTGCTACAAGTCACAGAATCTAAAGAAACCACTGTAGAGTCTAGAATTTTAGTTAGTGCAAAAAATTCGCCTATGGCATGGGATTTAAGAGTGTACATTCGAGAAAAAATGATAGAGTACATTCAAAAAAATTATCCTGATAGTTTACCAAGAACACGTTTAGTGATTGAAAACAATAGCGCTAATGCTTAA